From the genome of Desulfonatronum sp. SC1:
GATCCGCTGGATTCACAAGGAGTTCAAGCTGACCATCTGGATGATCGAGCACCAGATGGACGTGGTCATGAGTCTGTGCACCTGGATCAAGGTGATCGACTTCGGCGCGACCATCGCCGAAGGCACGCCCGACCAGATCCAGAACAACCCTGACGTGATCAAAGCCTATCTGGGAGATGGAACGCTGTGATGCTTTCAGTGGAAAACCTCAAGGTCAAGTACGGCAACATTCAGGCCCTGCACGGGATCAGCTTTCATGTGGACCAGGGCGAGGTGGTCACCCTGATCGGGGCCAACGGCGCGGGCAAATCCACCACCCTGATGTCCATCGCCCGCCTCACCCCGCCGGAGGCCCCCCGAGTCACGGAAGGTGACATCAGTTTTCAAGGGCAAAGCCTCTTGAAGACCCAGGCCCACGACGTGGTGGCCAACCTGAAGATCGCCTTATGCCCGGAAGGGCGGCACATTTTCGGCAATCTGACGGTCATGGAAAACCTGCAACTGGCCACGTATTCCCGGAAGCCCGGCGAGAATCTGGAGCAGGAGTACCAACAGATTTTCAACCTGTTCCCCCGGTTGCATGAACGCCGCCACCAGCGCAGCGAATCCCTGAGCGGCGGCGAACAGCAGATGCTGGCCGTGAGTCGGGCCCTGATGACCGGCTGCAAGTTTTTGATGTTGGACGAGCCGTCCATGGGCTTGGCTCCACTGTTGATGTACGACATGTTCCGGGCCTTGAAGCGCTTGAACCAGAACGGCATGACCATCCTCCTGGTGGAGCAGAACGCCCGCCTGGCCCTCCAGTTCGCCCACCGGGCCTACGTTCTTGACACCGGCGAAATTCGCATCTCCGGTCCCTGCTCGGAACTCATGGACCACCCGGAGATCAAAAAGGCCTATCTCGGCGGATGACCTCTTATCCTTGACAAGCAGCCAATACTGAGTTCGCCTGACTTCTGACTCTCCCCATGCCTACCCCCTATCCCGACCTCCGCCAAACCTCCCCTGACCTCGCCCCCCGAACCGTGCCCTGCCTCAGCCTTATCGGAATGGCCGGGGCCGGGAAGAGCACCTTGGGCCGAGCCCTGGCCGAAGATATGGGTTGGGCCTTGGTGGACACGGATCGGTTGATGGAAGCGCACTGGGGCGCTCCCTTGCAGGCATTGCTGGACCGATTCGGTTTGGAAGGTTTCCTGCGGGCCGAGGAAGACGTGGTGGCGAAGCTCTGGCTGTGGCGGACCGTGGTGGCCACCGGGGGGAGCGTGGTTTATGGACCGAGGGCTGTAAGGCGCTTGCGGGAACTGGGGCCCGTGGTTTATCTGCGGGTCGGCGTGGACACGATCCGTGATCGGGTCCGGGACGCTCGAGGCCGGGGCTTGGCCAGGAAGCCGGACCAAACCCTGGAACAGCTCTATGACGAACGCGAACCACTGTACCGGGCAGCAGCGGACCTGACCCTGGACATGGACGACTGCTCCATTCACAATGCTTTGGAGCGGCTTCGTCCGTGGCTTGCGGACCAACTAAACAATCTTCAGAGACGAACATGAAGCAAAAACGAGGAACAATCATTTTGGGCGCACCGAGCCTTGGAAGCGTGATCATATCCTGGCTTCCGGTGGTGTTATCCGTGATCGCTGCCCTGGCCTTGAGCCTGGAATATTGGCTGATGGAGACCGGACGAGGTGGGCTGTGTCCCACTGCCGGATGCGCGGTGGTCGGGACTTTCGTCAAATTCGGCGAAAAGGTCTTTATTGGTCTGGGAGTGATCTTTTTCTGGCTTTTGGCCGGCGCGTTATTTCTGGCCCGGCAATGGGACAAGAGTTGGCTTTGGCTGCTCATCGCCATCATCTTGACCGCCGGCTTGGCGTTCGACGGTGGAATTCTTGGCTTCCAGCGTTTCGGGATACAGGAAGCATGCGTCCTCTGTTACGCTGTGGGCGTGGCCCTGCTGCTGATTCTGCTGGCCTTCGGCGCGGCCCGGAAGTCCCTGGCCGCGGTGGTCATGGGATTGGCCGTCTGGACCGCGGCCTTCGCTTCCCAGGCCATGTTCCTGTTCCCCGAGCGCACCCCGGACCTGCGGGAGACAGTCCTGGTCACCCACCGCGCGGACACCTCCACGTATCCCCAGCTCTACTATTTTTTCAGTCTGCACTGCCCCTTCTGCACCCATGTCCTGGCCAGCCTGGCCACGCATCCCCCGGTCAGCGGCGAATGGAACCTCGTGCCCCTGGACACACAGCCCGAGGACCAGCGCAAGCTCACCGCCCTTCTGGACCTGCCGGAAACCGCCGGCAATCCGTTTCAAGCCATTCTCCTGGTGGAGCAATCGGCCGCTCCGGACATCGCCATTCAGCCCCAGGTCACCGAGGCCGCGCGCAAGGGCGGGACGTTCCTGCGCAACAGCGGCTTCCGCGGCGTCCCCCTGCTGATCATCCAAGAAACTCCCACCAAACGCGTCGTCCTCCAGGGCCGCGATCCCATCCTGAACTACCTGCTCGAAAAACGGATTGTTCCGTTTCGGCTGTTTTTCTGACGGCCGCGCTGCAACACGGTTCGGCGCTTATGGGGCATGGCACATGAGAGCATGCTCGCGAGCCTGAAATAACTCTTTTATCACCTTGCCGTCACGATTAGACAACAAGGGGTTTGTGTCCGCCGACGCCAGTTCACGTGCTTTTTACGCAGCCCTTCCTGCGTTTGTTGGAATTTGGATGACAAAAAAGCCTGTCGGTTATTCGACAGGCTTTTTCAATTGAGAATTGTACTTTTTGGTTTCTACACGAGTATCAGTCGTCTTCGTGGCAATATACGCATGTTGAGCATGCTGGTATTCGACGAGTTAGCGTGCATTACGAACATATCGTATAAAATGATATTTATAAACCATTTCGTAGCGCATACTGCCATTGCTGAAATCCACGACCCATGCAGAAGCAGTTTTATATGGCGCAGATGACCAATAACCTTCATTTCTTACAACCATCATGGATTTACAAGATGAATTGTAAAGATTGATTAATTCTCCTTTGCTTGGTAGTCGCCAGTCAGAATGACCACCAATTTTAATATCATCAGTATGCATTGCACGAGTCCATTCACCAGCAGATAGACCTTGTTGCCACATAAGCCCTATATTGTTGTCCGTTACGGTCCCATCTCCGTTGTCCACGCACTGCTCGGCAAAAGATGTGGAAGAGATAAACAGCATTACCAGAAAGAAAGTAAGTGCCACTGTCACTGTTCCAAAAATCTTCCTGTACATTGTTTTCATAACAATTCCTTTTTATTGGTTAATGGATTTTTGTACACTATTTGAGTATTCCAAAATATCCGAAATAAAAAAATGTTCTCAACAACTCACTACCTTCGTTCTATATTTTTCTCAGATCTTCTCCCTCCTTATTCGTTTAATTGTGATTGCTTTAAAACATACATAGCACATTTAATGCCATGACAAAAACAATATAATTTCAATGTCTTGCCAAAACGCCAATTCGCTTCGACAACATTGGTTGCGCAAGATTTGTTGGCAGTGACAACTTCCTTGATCTCCTTGCAATACAAATTGATGGCATATATGCTGTCACCATGATTTCCATGGTGATCGACACGAATGTTTTCGTGGCGGGTCTGCGTTCGGCACGGGGCGCTTCGCGTGAGGTGTTGCGACGTGCGTTGACGGGGCGTTATGAGCCTTTGTTCGGCAACGCGCTGTGGCTTGAGTATCGCGTTTTGCTGGATCGCCCGGTGTGGGGCGACGCAACTTCGGCGACGGAGCGTCTTGAAGTTTTGGCGGCTCTGGCGCAACGCGGCCGTTGGGTCACAATTTATTACGGCTGGCGGCCAAGCTTGCCGGACGAGGCCGACAATCACCTGATCGAGTTGGCCTTGGCGGGTAATGCCGAGGCGATTGTTACGCATAATGTGCGGGATGTTGGCTGTGGCGAGTTGCACCTCGGCTCGCTGCGCATCCTGACGCCCGCGCAATGTTTGGAGGAATGGCCATGAGCAGTACATTGACGATCCGTTTGCCCGACGATACGGCGCAGCGCCTGAAGGCGCTTGCCAGGAGCCGTGGATTGAGCACGAACAAGCTGATTGAGGAGTTGAGCGCGCATGCGCTGGCGGCCTGGGATACGGAAAACCATTTTCGGGCCTTGGCGGCGACGGGTGATGTGAACCGGGCGCTGGAGATTCTGGAGCGGCTGGACGCCGAGGATAGTCAGGCGGGTGCATAGCGCGCCTGCCTCGCCGGCCCGCCGTGACTTGCCTGCCGACAAGCACCAACGCGCCTCGTGTTGTCAAATTTAAATTACAAGCCTGACCCCGAATCCACGCGGACGCCGACAAGAAACGCAAGGAGTAACGACGGACCATGAATCATGTGATCCATAACAGCATCGTGAATTTTATCTGGGGCATCGTCGACGACGTGTTGCGCGACGTCTATGTGCGCGGCAAGTACCGCGACGTGATCCTGCCCATGACGGTCATCCGCCGACTGGACGCGCTTTTGGAGCCGAGCAAGGAGAAAGTCCTCGGCATGAAAAAGCAGCTCGACGGGACCGGGATCGCCAATCAGCATGCCGCGCTCTGCCAGGCCTCCGGCGAGGCCTTTTACAACGTATCGCCCTTTACCCTGCGCGACCTGAAGAACCGCGCCAGGCAACAGCAGCTTAAGGCCGATTTCGAAGCCTACCTGGACGGCTTTTCGCCCAACGTTCAGGAAATCCTCGACAAGTTCAAGTTCCGCAACCAGATTCCCACGTTGATCGAGGCGGACATCCTCGGCCACCTGATCGAGAAGTTTCTCGACGGCCGCGTCAATCTCAGCCCCAAGCCGGTCCGGGACGTGGACGGCAACGAACTGTTCCCGGCGCTGGACAACCACTCCATGGGCACCATCTTCGAGGAGCTGCCGGCGTTGGATGAGTATACCGGTGAGTCCGATGATATCATCAATGATGAATTAGAGACGGAGGTTGAGGAATGACCGTCGATCGGCCAACCGAGTACCTCATCGGGCTTGTTCATGAGCTGCGTAAGTTGCCTGCCGAAACGGAGTGGGTGGAGTTCAAGCATAACCGGGCGGAGCCGGAGGAGATCGGCGAGTATCTATCGGCTCTGGCCAATTCGGCGGCGCTTCTGGGCAAGGTCAATGCCTACATGGTCTGGGGCGTGGACAACGAAACCCTCGATATCGTTGGCACGGCGTTCAATCCCGCGGCAGTGAAAGTTGGCAACGAGGAACTGGAAAGCTGGCTGCTTCGCTTGCTGGACCCCAAGATCAACTTTCGTTTCCATACGCTCATAATCGATGCTGAGGCGGTGGTCCTGCTGGAGATTGGCGCGGCCTTCCGGCATCCCGTACGCTTCAAGCACCAGGAATTCATTCGTGTTGGCTCATACAAGAAAAAGCTGAAGGACCATCCGGAGAAGGAACGCACGCTCTGGCGAGTGTTTGATCAGATTCCCTTTGAGCGAGGCATCGCTACTGAACATGTTTCCAGCGAGGATGTCCTGAAGCTTCTCGACTATCCCGCCTACTTTGATCTTCTCGAATTGCCTCTTCCAGATGGGCGCGCCGCGATTCTCGACGCCCTGGCCAAGGATGGACTGATTCATGCCTGCGATGCAGGCGGCTGGAACATCACGAATCTCGGCGCGATCCTCTTCGCGAAGAAGCTGGATGATTTCCCCGGACTCAGACGCAAAGCTATGAGAGTGGTTCATTACAAAGGGCGAGGCCGGATTGAAACCTTGCGAGAACAGGTTGGCGGGAAAGGCTATGCCAATGGTTTCGAAGGATTGATCCATTTCATTATGGCACTGGTACCTACCAACGAAGTGATCGAGCAGGCCTTGCGCCGAACGGTTCCCATGTTTCCCGAATTGGCGGTGCGGGAGTTGGTGGCCAATGCGCTCATCCACCAAGATTTGTTCGTGACCGGTGCTGGGCCGATGGTGGAAATATTCGAAGATCGAATGGAAATCACCAACCCTGGGGAGCCGCTGGTTAGCACCCAGCGTTTTGTTGACACTCCCCCAAAGTCCCGCAATGAGGTATTTGCCTCACTGATGCGGCGGTTTCGTATTTGCGAGGAGCGGGGTAGCGGAATCGACAAGGTGGTTTTCGAGGTGGAATATTTCCAGCTTCCCGCTCCACTTTTCGAAGTACTGGAAGGGTTTACCAGGGTCGTACTTTTTGCCCATCGTCCACTCAATGAGATGGACAAGGCGGATCGTGTTAGAGCCTGCTACCTCCATGCCTGTCTGAAGTGGGTCATGCGTGATTATTTGACAAACGCCTCGCTGAGGGCGCGATTCGGCGTTGAGGAAAAAAATATGGCGGCAGTTTCCAGATATATCCGAGAGGCTGTTGAAGATGGGGCGATCAAGCCGTTTGACAAGGAGGCGTCCAAAAAACACATGAAGTATGTGCCGTTTTGGGCAAAATCTTAATTGACGGGTAATTGATGGAACGCACCATTTCAAGAGCCTCGGTTTTCTTAAAGCATGGATTCATTGTATTTTATTTCGCGTAGGTACTTGATGGCTAATTGACAAGGGGAATGGATGAAGCCGACTGACACCAGCGAAAAGGGCCTGGAATCGATTATCGTCACCTCCCTCGTGGAGGAGGCCGGATACGTTCAGGGCGATCCGCGGGACTATGACCGGGAACACGCCGTCGATCCGCCCAAACTGCTCGAATTTCTTGCCGCCACCCAGCTCGCCACCTACGAGGCTCTCGGCATCAATGAGGAAGGCCCCAGGCGCACCCAGTTTTTGCACCGTCTGCAGGGCGAGATTGCCAAGCGCGGCGTGGTGGATGTGCTGCGCGGGGGCATCAAGCACGGTCCGGCTCATGTGGATCTGTTCTACGGCACGCCGACGCCGGGCAACGTGAAGGCGGCCGAGCGGTTCGCGGCCAATGTCTTCAGCGTCACGCGCCAGCTCCGCTACAGCCGCCTTGAGATCTCGCTCGCTCTTGATCTGGCCGTGTTCATCAACGGCCTGCCCGTCGCCACCTTTGAACTCAAGAACAAACTCACCAAACAGACCGTTCTCGATGCCGTGCAGCAGTACCAGCGCGACCGTGACCCGAAGGAGCTGCTGTTCCAGTTCGGTCGCTGCGTTGTCCACTTTGCCGTGGACGATCACGAAGTGCGTTTTTGTACCCACCTCAAGGGCAAGGGCTCGTGGTTTCTGCCCTTCAACAAGGGCGCGGGGGACGGCGCGGGCAATCCACCCAACCCGGCCGGGCTGGCCACCGACTACCTGTGGAAAGAGACTCTTTCCAAGGCGGGCCTGACCGACATCCTGGAGAACTACGCTCAGGTGGTGGAGGACAAAGACGAGAAAACGGGCAAAAAGACGTACAAGCAGATATTTCCCCGCTACCACCAGTTGAAGGTGGTGCGCATGCTGCTGGCCGATGCCGCCGAGAGCGGTATCGGCAGGCGCTATCTGATCCAGCATTCGGCGGGCAGCGGCAAGAGCAATTCCATCGCCTGGCTGGCGCACCAATTGGTAGGGGCACGGCGCGCCGTGCCCCTACGTGAGGCGGGTCGAAATTCACCCCTGTTTGATTCGATTATCGTAGTCACGGACCGGCGGGTGCTCGACAAGCAGATCCGCGACACCATCAAGCAGTTCGCCCAGGTTTCCGCCACCGTCGGCCATGCCGAGCATTCCGGGGACCTGCGGCGCTTCCTCAAGGCCGGAAAGAAAATCATCATTACCACGGTGCAGAAATTCCCGTTCATCCTCGACGAGATCGGCGACGAACATCGCGCGAGCAGGTTCGCCATCATCATTGACGAGGCCCATTCCAGCCAGGGCGGCAAAACCACCGCCGCCATGAATCGCGTGCTGGAGGAGACCGCGCCCTTCGGCGATTCTGATGACGAAGGGGGAGAGACGGTCGAGGACAGGATCAACAAGATCATGGAAGGTCGGAAGATGGTGATCAATGCCGGCTACTTCGCTTTCACCGCGACACCCAAGAACAAGACCCTGGAGATCTTCGGCGAGCCGGACCCGCGGCCCGACGGCGCCGTAAAGCACTATCCGTTCCACAGCTACACCATGAAGCAGGCCGTCCAGGAGGGGTTTATCCTCGATGTGCTGAAGAACTACACCCCGGTGGAGAGCTACTACCGCCTGACCAAGACGGTGGAGGACGATCCGCGTCTTTGACGCCAAGAAGGCTCAGAAAAAGCTGCGCAGCTATGTGGAGTCCCACGAGCACGCCATCCGCGAGAAGGCGGAGATCATGGTGGACCACTTCCACGCCCAGGTGATCAGCCTGCGCAAAATCGGCGGCCAGGCCCGGGCCATGGTCGTCACGGGCGGAATCGAGCGGGCCATCCAGTATTTCCACGCCTTCAAGGATTACCTCAAGGAGCGCAAGAGCCCTTACGCGCCTATCGTGGCCTTTTCCGGGGAGCACGAGTACGGCGGCAAGAAGGTCACCGATGCGACGCTGAACGGTTTCCCCGGCAGCCAGATTCCGGACAAGGTGCGGCAGGACCCGTACCGTTTCCTGATCGTCGCAGACAAATACCAGACCGGCTACGACGAGCCGTTGCTGCACACCATGTACGTGGACAAGGCGCTCTCCGGCATCAAGGCGGTGCAGACCCTCTCGCGCCTCAATCGCGCCCATCCGCAAAAGCACGACACCTTTATCCTCGATTTCCATAACGACTCGGAAACCATCCAAAAGTCGTTCGAGCCCTATTACCGCACCACCATCCTCAGCGACGAGACTGACCCCAACAAGCTGCACGACCTCAAGTCGGACCTGGACGGCTGTCAGGTCTATTCGCGGACGCAAATCGACAACCTGGTGGGGCTCTACCTGAACGGCGCGGACCGCGACAAACTCGACCCGATCCTGGACGCCTGCGTGGCCACCTACAACGCAGATCTCGATGAAGACGGGCAAGTGGACTTCAAGGGCAAGGCCAAGGCCTTTGTCCGCACCTACGGCTTCCTGGCCTCGATTCTGCCGTACTCGAATGCCGACTGGGAAAAGCTGTCGATATTCCTGAACTTCTTGATCCCGAAGCTTCCCGCTCCCAAGGAAGAAGATCTCTCCCGGGGCATCCTGGAAGCCATCGACATGGACAGCTACCGCGTCGAGGTGAAAACCAGCCTGAAGATCGGCCTTGCGGATCAGGATGCCGAAATCGGCCCCGTGCCCACCAGCGGCGGCGGTCGCAAGCCGGAACCGGAGCTGGACCAGTTGAGCAACATCATCAAGGCGTTCAACGACCAGTTCGGCAATATCGAATGGAAGGACGGCGACAAGATCAGCAAGGTCATCGCCGAGGAGA
Proteins encoded in this window:
- a CDS encoding ABC transporter ATP-binding protein, translated to MMLSVENLKVKYGNIQALHGISFHVDQGEVVTLIGANGAGKSTTLMSIARLTPPEAPRVTEGDISFQGQSLLKTQAHDVVANLKIALCPEGRHIFGNLTVMENLQLATYSRKPGENLEQEYQQIFNLFPRLHERRHQRSESLSGGEQQMLAVSRALMTGCKFLMLDEPSMGLAPLLMYDMFRALKRLNQNGMTILLVEQNARLALQFAHRAYVLDTGEIRISGPCSELMDHPEIKKAYLGG
- the thrB gene encoding homoserine kinase translates to MPTPYPDLRQTSPDLAPRTVPCLSLIGMAGAGKSTLGRALAEDMGWALVDTDRLMEAHWGAPLQALLDRFGLEGFLRAEEDVVAKLWLWRTVVATGGSVVYGPRAVRRLRELGPVVYLRVGVDTIRDRVRDARGRGLARKPDQTLEQLYDEREPLYRAAADLTLDMDDCSIHNALERLRPWLADQLNNLQRRT
- a CDS encoding DUF1566 domain-containing protein translates to MKTMYRKIFGTVTVALTFFLVMLFISSTSFAEQCVDNGDGTVTDNNIGLMWQQGLSAGEWTRAMHTDDIKIGGHSDWRLPSKGELINLYNSSCKSMMVVRNEGYWSSAPYKTASAWVVDFSNGSMRYEMVYKYHFIRYVRNAR
- a CDS encoding putative toxin-antitoxin system toxin component, PIN family — encoded protein: MISMVIDTNVFVAGLRSARGASREVLRRALTGRYEPLFGNALWLEYRVLLDRPVWGDATSATERLEVLAALAQRGRWVTIYYGWRPSLPDEADNHLIELALAGNAEAIVTHNVRDVGCGELHLGSLRILTPAQCLEEWP
- a CDS encoding ribbon-helix-helix protein, CopG family, producing MSSTLTIRLPDDTAQRLKALARSRGLSTNKLIEELSAHALAAWDTENHFRALAATGDVNRALEILERLDAEDSQAGA
- a CDS encoding type I restriction-modification system subunit M N-terminal domain-containing protein, with amino-acid sequence MNHVIHNSIVNFIWGIVDDVLRDVYVRGKYRDVILPMTVIRRLDALLEPSKEKVLGMKKQLDGTGIANQHAALCQASGEAFYNVSPFTLRDLKNRARQQQLKADFEAYLDGFSPNVQEILDKFKFRNQIPTLIEADILGHLIEKFLDGRVNLSPKPVRDVDGNELFPALDNHSMGTIFEELPALDEYTGESDDIINDELETEVEE
- a CDS encoding ATP-binding protein, with the protein product MTVDRPTEYLIGLVHELRKLPAETEWVEFKHNRAEPEEIGEYLSALANSAALLGKVNAYMVWGVDNETLDIVGTAFNPAAVKVGNEELESWLLRLLDPKINFRFHTLIIDAEAVVLLEIGAAFRHPVRFKHQEFIRVGSYKKKLKDHPEKERTLWRVFDQIPFERGIATEHVSSEDVLKLLDYPAYFDLLELPLPDGRAAILDALAKDGLIHACDAGGWNITNLGAILFAKKLDDFPGLRRKAMRVVHYKGRGRIETLREQVGGKGYANGFEGLIHFIMALVPTNEVIEQALRRTVPMFPELAVRELVANALIHQDLFVTGAGPMVEIFEDRMEITNPGEPLVSTQRFVDTPPKSRNEVFASLMRRFRICEERGSGIDKVVFEVEYFQLPAPLFEVLEGFTRVVLFAHRPLNEMDKADRVRACYLHACLKWVMRDYLTNASLRARFGVEEKNMAAVSRYIREAVEDGAIKPFDKEASKKHMKYVPFWAKS
- a CDS encoding type I restriction endonuclease, which produces MKPTDTSEKGLESIIVTSLVEEAGYVQGDPRDYDREHAVDPPKLLEFLAATQLATYEALGINEEGPRRTQFLHRLQGEIAKRGVVDVLRGGIKHGPAHVDLFYGTPTPGNVKAAERFAANVFSVTRQLRYSRLEISLALDLAVFINGLPVATFELKNKLTKQTVLDAVQQYQRDRDPKELLFQFGRCVVHFAVDDHEVRFCTHLKGKGSWFLPFNKGAGDGAGNPPNPAGLATDYLWKETLSKAGLTDILENYAQVVEDKDEKTGKKTYKQIFPRYHQLKVVRMLLADAAESGIGRRYLIQHSAGSGKSNSIAWLAHQLVGARRAVPLREAGRNSPLFDSIIVVTDRRVLDKQIRDTIKQFAQVSATVGHAEHSGDLRRFLKAGKKIIITTVQKFPFILDEIGDEHRASRFAIIIDEAHSSQGGKTTAAMNRVLEETAPFGDSDDEGGETVEDRINKIMEGRKMVINAGYFAFTATPKNKTLEIFGEPDPRPDGAVKHYPFHSYTMKQAVQEGFILDVLKNYTPVESYYRLTKTVEDDPRL